One region of Amphiprion ocellaris isolate individual 3 ecotype Okinawa chromosome 9, ASM2253959v1, whole genome shotgun sequence genomic DNA includes:
- the emc2 gene encoding ER membrane protein complex subunit 2, producing the protein MASVSEMYDVGWEEMRDKLRKWREDTCRNSEQIVDVGEELISEHASKLGDDIWIIYEQVMIAALDCSRDDLALICLQELRKQFPDSHRVKRLTGMRLEALERYDEANKHYDAILQDDPTNTAARKRKISILKAQGKSTEAIRELNEYLEQFVGDQEAWHELSELYINEHDYGKAAFCLEELMMTNPHNHLYCEQYAEVKYTQGGLENLELSRKYFAQALRLNNRNMRALFGLYMSASHIAASPKVSAKVKKDNMKYAAWAATQINRAYKLAGRGTKENKCSIKAVEEMLESMQITMS; encoded by the exons ATGGCGTCGGTATCAGAAATGTACGATGTGGGATGGGAAG AGATGAGAGACAAGCTACGCAAATGGAGAGAGGATACCTGCAGAAATAGTGAACAAATAGTGGATGTTGGTGAAGAGCTCATCAGTGAGCATGCATCAAAACTGGGGGATGACA TATGGATTATTTATGAGCAGGTGATGATCGCAGCGCTGGACTGCAGTCGGGATGACTTGGCTCTG ATCTGTCTACAGGAACTGAGGAAGCAGTTTCCAGATAGCCACAGAGTGAAGCGATTAACGGGCATGAGGTTGGAAGCTTTGGAAAG GTACGACGAGGCCAACAAGCACTATGATGCCATTCTCCAAGATGACCCCACCAATACG GCAGCAAGAAAGCGCAAGATCTCCATACTGAAGGCCCAGGGGAAGAGCACTGAAGCCATCCGGGAGCTCAATGAGTATCTGGAGCA atttgttgGAGATCAGGAAGCGTGGCACGAATTATCAGAGCTGTACATCAACGAACATga CTATGGAAAAGCTGCGTTTTGTCTGGAGGAGCTGATGATGACCAATCCTCACAATCACTTGTACTGTGAGCAGTACGCTGAG GTGAAGTACACTCAGGGGGGGCTGGAAAACCTGGAGCTGTCCAGAAAATATTTTGCCCAGGCGCTGAGGctgaacaacagaaacatgaggGCGTTGTTTGGTCTGTACATG TCTGCAAGTCACATCGCTGCCAGTCCTAAAGTTAGTGCCAAGGTGAAGAAGGACAATATGAAGTATGCTGCTTGGGCTGCCACTCAAATAAATAGAGCCTATAAG CTGGCCGGTCGTGGAACCAAGGAGAACAAATGTTCCATAAAGGCAGTGGAAGAGATGCTGGAGTCCATGCAGATTACTATGTCCTAG